A section of the Macadamia integrifolia cultivar HAES 741 chromosome 9, SCU_Mint_v3, whole genome shotgun sequence genome encodes:
- the LOC122088418 gene encoding CCR4-NOT transcription complex subunit 9-like isoform X2, producing the protein MKTPMAIPEVIVELQEQELRETALRCLSSFLVEKREEDPENYSRTGYFLYNSCGTVAILLQEVIMFYGKMMDGSLNVRSAKRLANVLTLLQVYEIVRAMALSAVGILCQAREPKIIQWAINNDMVEVCQVSIQIGNELSKVIAMHILEAILQDWSGISYICSPTRDKLLKGLMETLARLVAYLAEDQDFSPRLLFHILRCSFVLCRHRRGYNIVMDNLPVQIMDVSFQDMLEEFPVIQCLLDQLSLAVGKIEKCFPISSLHNFLEWKHSEPLCH; encoded by the exons atgaaaaccccAATGGCCATCCCTGAAGTCATTGTGGAGCTTCAAGAGCAAGAACTTCGAGAGACCGCTCTTAGATGCCTCAGTTCATTCCTTGTAgag aaaagggaagaagatccaGAGAACTACAGCAGAACCGGATACTTCTTGTACAACTCTTGTGGCACAGTGGCCATATTGTTGCAG GAGGTGATCATGTTCTATGGAAAGATGATGGATGGGAGTCTCAATGTTAGATCCGCCAAGCGGCTTGCTAATGTTCTTACCCTACTTCAG GTATATGAGATTGTCCGAGCAATGGCACTGTCTGCTGTTGGCATCTTATGCCAG GCTAGAGAACCGAAGATCATTCAGTGGGCAATCAACAATGATATGGTGGAAGTATGTCAGGTTTCAATACAGATTGGGAATGAATTATCCAAAGTG ATTGCAATGCACATTCTTGAAGCCATACTACAAGATTGGTCAGGCATATCTTACATTTGTAGTCCAACCCGTGATAAACTTCTTAAAGGATTAATGGAAACGTTGGCACGTCTG GTTGCTTATTTGGCTGAGGATCAAGATTTTTCTCCACGACTTCTTTTTCACATTCTAAGATGCTCTTTTGTTCTCTGTCGGCATAGGAG GGGATATAACATTGTGATGGACAATCTCCCAGTTCAGATCATGGATGTTTCATTCCAGGACATGTTGGAG GAATTCCCTGTCATTCAATGTTTGCTTGACCAACTTTCCCTGGCCGTCGGCAAAATTGAGAAATGCTTCCCGATTTCTTCGCTACATAACTTTCTAGAATGGAAGCATTCTGAGCCTTTATGTCATTGA
- the LOC122088418 gene encoding CCR4-NOT transcription complex subunit 9-like isoform X1 — protein MKTPMAIPEVIVELQEQELRETALRCLSSFLVEKREEDPENYSRTGYFLYNSCGTVAILLQEVIMFYGKMMDGSLNVRSAKRLANVLTLLQSIAANPETRQNFVNSCLPNYLILLILFETQLEVYEIVRAMALSAVGILCQAREPKIIQWAINNDMVEVCQVSIQIGNELSKVIAMHILEAILQDWSGISYICSPTRDKLLKGLMETLARLVAYLAEDQDFSPRLLFHILRCSFVLCRHRRGYNIVMDNLPVQIMDVSFQDMLEEFPVIQCLLDQLSLAVGKIEKCFPISSLHNFLEWKHSEPLCH, from the exons atgaaaaccccAATGGCCATCCCTGAAGTCATTGTGGAGCTTCAAGAGCAAGAACTTCGAGAGACCGCTCTTAGATGCCTCAGTTCATTCCTTGTAgag aaaagggaagaagatccaGAGAACTACAGCAGAACCGGATACTTCTTGTACAACTCTTGTGGCACAGTGGCCATATTGTTGCAG GAGGTGATCATGTTCTATGGAAAGATGATGGATGGGAGTCTCAATGTTAGATCCGCCAAGCGGCTTGCTAATGTTCTTACCCTACTTCAG AGTATTGCTGCTAATCCTGAAACCAGGCAGAACTTTGTAAATT CTTGTTTGCCCAACTACCTAATTCTTTTAATACTCTTTGAGACCCAATTGGAGGTATATGAGATTGTCCGAGCAATGGCACTGTCTGCTGTTGGCATCTTATGCCAG GCTAGAGAACCGAAGATCATTCAGTGGGCAATCAACAATGATATGGTGGAAGTATGTCAGGTTTCAATACAGATTGGGAATGAATTATCCAAAGTG ATTGCAATGCACATTCTTGAAGCCATACTACAAGATTGGTCAGGCATATCTTACATTTGTAGTCCAACCCGTGATAAACTTCTTAAAGGATTAATGGAAACGTTGGCACGTCTG GTTGCTTATTTGGCTGAGGATCAAGATTTTTCTCCACGACTTCTTTTTCACATTCTAAGATGCTCTTTTGTTCTCTGTCGGCATAGGAG GGGATATAACATTGTGATGGACAATCTCCCAGTTCAGATCATGGATGTTTCATTCCAGGACATGTTGGAG GAATTCCCTGTCATTCAATGTTTGCTTGACCAACTTTCCCTGGCCGTCGGCAAAATTGAGAAATGCTTCCCGATTTCTTCGCTACATAACTTTCTAGAATGGAAGCATTCTGAGCCTTTATGTCATTGA